Part of the Cryptosporangium arvum DSM 44712 genome, AGACCGTCGCGCCGAGCCGCACGTCGACACCCGCGGAGCGCAGGCCGGTGAGCACCAGCTCACCCACGAACGGCTCGAACCGGGGCAGGAGGCTCCCGCCCCGGGCGATCACCGTCACCCGGCTGCCCAGCGAGGCGAACGCGGTGGCCATCTCGCAACCGACGACGCCACCGCCGAGCACCGCGAGCTCGTCGGGGACCGCGGTCGCCGACGTCGCGTCCCGGCTCGTCCACGGGTCGGCCTCGGCCAGGCCGGGCAGGTCTGGCACCGCCGGCTTGCTGCCGGTGGCGATCACGACGGCCTGGCGGGCGGTGACCCGGCGGCTACCGCCGTCGCGGGTGCGGATCTCGACCTGCCGCTCCCCCACCAGCCGTGCGGTGCCGCGGACCAGCGCGATGCCGGCCGAATCGAGCCAGCCGACCTGCGAGTCGTCGGACCAGTTGGAGGTGAAACCGGTGCGGCGGGCGAGCACCTGCTCGGGGTTCGGACCGCCGCGGACCGCGGTGGCCGCGCCGTCGACGCGCCGGGCGTCGGCGAGGGCGGCGGCCGGACGCAACAGCGCCTTACTCGGGATGCAGGCCCAGTACGAGCATTCACCGCCGACGAGTTCCCGCTCGACGACGACGGCACTCAGACCGCCGCGGACGACCTGGTCGGCCACGTTCTCCCCGACCGGTCCGGCACCGACGACGATCACGTCGTACTCGTCCCCGCCCGACACCGCCATGCTCGCCGCCTGTCTCTCCGTAGTCGCCGGCCGGGGTTGTACGGCCGAGCGCACGGTAGCGGATCCCGGCGGCGGTCACTGCACGTGACGCCCGCCCCTGGCGCGCCGCGGCGGGGTCTGTGCTCGTCGGCGGGGTCTGTACTCGTCGGCGGGGTCTGTACTCGTCGGCGGGGTCTCGTGGGCCGGCGGCGCGCCGGTGGGTGGGTCAGGGGCGACGGGTGGCGGCCCAGAGGGAGGCGCCGACGGCGGCGACCGCACCGGCCGCGGCCGCGTAGGCCCCGAGCTTCGCGACCCGGCCCTGGCGGGCCGCGGTGATCAGCGTCACCGCGTCGGCCCCGTCGGACAGCGCCGACGCGAGGAGCCACGGCTGCGGACTCCGCCCGCGCACGACCGCGTAACTCGTGCCGAGTGCGATGGCAATCTCCCGACTTGCGAACATTTGGGTGATAAACGTCGCTCGTGCCGCCGTGGCGCTATCGATACCCAGTCCCCGGGGAAGCGCAGTAGGCTGGACGGTGGACACGGCGCCGACGGCCAAGCGGAGAAGCGCGACCGCGAGGACGATCTGCCGGGACCGATCGGCGGTGGGGAATCCAACCTCGCCGGTGTGCTCCACGCGTGTCCTCCTTGTAACGAGTTGCCGCATACGCGCATGCGGTGGTGTGCTGCTGGGCACATAAGTCAGCGACGGCGGAATCTTCTGTCCGTCATCGTCGTTGGTACCGGTGGCTGACCGCAGACGCCAGG contains:
- a CDS encoding dihydrolipoyl dehydrogenase family protein codes for the protein MAVSGGDEYDVIVVGAGPVGENVADQVVRGGLSAVVVERELVGGECSYWACIPSKALLRPAAALADARRVDGAATAVRGGPNPEQVLARRTGFTSNWSDDSQVGWLDSAGIALVRGTARLVGERQVEIRTRDGGSRRVTARQAVVIATGSKPAVPDLPGLAEADPWTSRDATSATAVPDELAVLGGGVVGCEMATAFASLGSRVTVIARGGSLLPRFEPFVGELVLTGLRSAGVDVRLGATVSAVERDEVGVRIELADADATRAVRADEILVATGRVPAVDGLGLEVAGFSGLQVDDSCRVVGVDWLYAAGDVNGRALLTHMGKYQARACGAAIVARAGGDAAEPTPWSPYAATADHAAVPQAVFTDPEVGAVGLTEAEARDAGRPVRAVEYDLAQVAGASLFADGYLGRAKLVIDVEREVIVGATFVGATAAELVHAATIAIVGEVPLARLWHAVPSFPTISEVWLRLLEAAAQPPKS